One Gadus chalcogrammus isolate NIFS_2021 chromosome 22, NIFS_Gcha_1.0, whole genome shotgun sequence genomic window carries:
- the marcksl1b gene encoding MARCKS-related protein 1-B, with protein sequence MGSQASKGEVAAEANAAAADGAAVKTNGQENGHVKTNGEVSAKADGETAATNGSAEAAKEPAASGDAIEPAPAADGEAAKADAGAAKETPKKKKKKFSLKKPFNFKLNLKKTKKGAEAVKEEAPAGEAAATAAASPTEGKPAENGAAAAATTEEKKEEVKEEAAAGGAEAAPKAEEAAAPAKEEAPKEEAKEEAAPAPEATKPTEETPSPSATPSENKE encoded by the exons ATGGGATCACAGGCTTCCAAGGGAGAGGTGGCCGCTGAGGCGAACGCTGCTGCCGCCGACGGTGCAGCGGTCAAAACCAATGGACAG GAGAATGGACACGTCAAGACCAACGGCGAGGTCTCCGCGAAGGCTGACGGGGAAACGGCCGCCACCAACGGCTCGGCCGAGGCCGCCAAGGAACCCGCAGCCAGCGGCGACGCCATCGAGCCCGCACCCGCCGCTGACGGAGAGGCGGCCAAGGCGGACGCCGGAGCCGCCAAGGAGacccccaagaagaagaagaagaagttctCCCTCAAGAAGCCCTTCAACTTCAAGCTCAACCTTAAGAAGACCAAGAAGGGCGCTGAGGCGGTGAAAGAGGAGGCGCCGGCCGGCGAGGCcgctgccaccgccgccgccagcccCACTGAGGGGAAGCCAGCCGAGaacggcgccgccgccgccgccaccacagaggagaagaaggaggaggtgaaggaggaggcggcggccggAGGAGCCGAGGCTGCCCCAAAGGCTGAGGAGGCCGCAGCACCGGCCAAGGAGGAGGCCCCCAAAGAGGAGGCCAAGGAAGAGGCCGCTCCGGCACCTGAGGCCACAAAACCCACAGAGGAGACCCCCAGCCCGAGTGCCACCCCGTCTGAAAACAAAGAGTGA
- the zgc:91910 gene encoding zinc finger protein 706-like, protein MARGQQKIQSQQKNAKKASDKKKGGLAEQKSSAMAALVHTCPVCRTMMPDPKTFKQHFESKHPKSPMPPELVDVKA, encoded by the exons ATGGCTCGAGGGCAGCAGAAGATCCAGTCCCAGCAGAAGAACGCCAAGAAGGCTTCAGATAAAAAGAAGGGTGGTTTGGCTGAGCAGAAGTCATCAGCAATGGCAGCTCTGGTCCACACCTGCCCTGTCTGCAGG ACAATGATGCCAGACCCCAAGACCTTCAAGCAGCATTTTGAGAGCAAACACCCCAAGTCACCCATGCCTCCAGAGCTTGTGGACGTCAAGGCATAG
- the bmp8a gene encoding bone morphogenetic protein 8A translates to MGSDYPSSRRTAGDSGSSRSPTHTRCSCSNGSGSSRRVRGVRCSPFLHPRTLFLVPLLLLLSLPLWSQQAEAVVHSSFKRLSGREKKEMQKEILSVLGLPGRPRPHPPLRPPSSAPLFMLDLYHAVSAEGEEQGNDILGNNGVRMGVADGRGHVIHGVLPTLSTHTPPLGTVISEADTVMSFVNLVEQERDLLQPRPYWKEFRFDLTPLPQGETVTAAEFRIYKTLTMGQRANRTLHISVYEIQRDNRHREPELVLLDIQSVPAGQEGWLAFDVTSASNRWLLHPRSNLGIRLYVETEEDRSLSAGWIGLVGRRGPRSKQPFMVTFFRASQIPCRPPRAVKPNPRKKKHKYDLPVPSIHDHSHANSGRQACRKHELYVSFSDLGWKDWVLAPTGYSAYYCDGECLYPLGSCMNATNHALIQQVVHLLKPEEVPKACCAPTKLSPISVLFYDEHNNVILKKHRNMVVKTCGCL, encoded by the exons ATGGGGTCGGACTATCCTTCCTCCCGCCGGACCGCGGGCGACTCTGGGAGTTCTAggagccccacacacacacgctgcagctgcagcaacggcagcggcagcagcaggagAGTCAGGGGTGTCCGCTGCTCCCCGTTCCTCCATCCCCGGACCCTGTTCCTGgtccccctgctgctgctgctgtccctgCCCCTGTGGAGCCAGCAGGCCGAGGCCGTGGTGCACTCCAGCTTCAAGCGGCTCAGCGGCcgggagaagaaggagatgCAGAAGGAGATCCTGTCCGTCCTGGGCCTGCCGGGGAGACCCaggccccacccccctctccggCCGCCCTCCTCGGCCCCCCTGTTCATGCTGGACCTGTACCACGCCGTGTCGGCCGAGGGCGAGGAGCAGGGGAACGACATCCTGGGTAATAACGGAGTGAGGATGGGCGTGGCCGATGGGCGGGGTCACGTGATCCACGGCGTGCTGCCGACCCTCAGCACGCACACGCCGCCGCTGGGGACGGTGATCAGCGAGGCGGACACCGTGATGAGCTTCGTCAACCTGG tggagcaggagagggatcTGCTGCAGCCCCGGCCCTACTGGAAGGAGTTCCGCTTcgacctcacccccctcccgcAGGGGGAGACGGTGACCGCCGCAGAGTTCCGTATCTACAAGACCCTGACGATGGGCCAGCGGGCTAACCGCACCCTCCATATCTCCGTCTACGAGATCCAGCGAGACAACAGACACAG AGAGCCTGAACTGGTTCTGCTGGACATCCAGTCTGTCCCTGCTGGCCAGGAAGGTTGGCTGGCCTTTGACGTCACCTCCGCCTCCAACCGCTGGCTCCTCCACCCGCGCAGTAACCTGGGGATACGGCTCTACGTGGAGACAGAGGAAG ATCGCTCCCTGTCCGCTGGCTGGATCGGTTTGGTTGGGCGCCGGGGCCCTCGTTCCAAGCAGCCCTTCATGGTGACGTTCTTCAGGGCCAGCCAGATTCCCTGCCGCCCACCGCGCGCCGTCAAACCAAACCCCCGCAAGAAGAAACACAAATACGACCTGCCCGTCCCCAGCATACATG ATCACAGTCACGCCAACAGTGGGCGCCAGGCGTGCAGAAAACACGAACTCTACGTCAGCTTCAGTGACCTCGGCTGGAAG GACTGGGTGTTGGCCCCTACGGGCTACTCTGCCTACTACTGTGATGGGGAATGTCTTTACCCTCTGGGCTCCTGCATGAACGCGACCAACCACGCCCTCATCCAACAAGTG GTGCATCTGTTAAAGCCAGAGGAGGTGCCCAAGGCGTGCTGCGCACCCACCAAACTGAGTCCCATCTCGGTGCTCTTCTACGACGAACACAACAACGTCATCCTCAAGAAGCACCGCAACATGGTGGTCAAGACCTGCGGATGTCTATGA